Proteins encoded in a region of the Leifsonia sp. PS1209 genome:
- the rpsP gene encoding 30S ribosomal protein S16, producing the protein MSVKIRLKRLGKIRAPYYRIVVADSRTKRDGRVIEEIGLYHPTEDPSVIEVNSERAQYWLSVGAQPTEQVLALLKLTGDWGQFKGDKNATSTVKVKEAKVEFQADEKKKPVLKPKAEKPAAVAAEAEAVVEAEVEAEEAAEAEVVAEAEEITEAAADGEKA; encoded by the coding sequence GTGTCTGTCAAGATCCGTCTGAAGCGCCTCGGCAAGATCCGCGCACCGTACTACCGCATCGTCGTCGCCGACTCGCGCACCAAGCGCGACGGCCGTGTCATCGAGGAGATCGGTCTGTACCACCCGACCGAGGACCCCTCGGTCATCGAGGTCAACTCCGAGCGCGCGCAGTACTGGCTGAGCGTCGGCGCCCAGCCGACCGAGCAGGTCCTCGCACTCCTCAAGCTCACCGGAGACTGGGGCCAGTTCAAGGGCGACAAGAACGCCACCAGCACCGTCAAGGTCAAGGAAGCCAAGGTCGAGTTCCAGGCCGACGAGAAGAAGAAGCCTGTCCTCAAGCCGAAGGCGGAGAAGCCCGCTGCTGTCGCAGCAGAGGCCGAGGCCGTCGTCGAGGCAGAGGTCGAGGCCGAGGAGGCCGCTGAGGCCGAGGTCGTCGCCGAGGCCGAGGAAATCACCGAGGCTGCCGCCGACGGCGAGAAGGCGTAA
- a CDS encoding RNA-binding protein, giving the protein MLAPALAHLVKGIVDHPDDVHVVAKSSPRGEVLEVRVNPEDLGRVIGRSGRTAKALRTLVGALADGRRVRVDVVDD; this is encoded by the coding sequence TTGCTCGCACCCGCACTCGCGCACCTCGTCAAGGGGATCGTGGATCACCCGGACGACGTGCACGTCGTTGCAAAGAGTTCGCCCCGTGGCGAGGTCCTCGAGGTTCGTGTGAACCCCGAGGACCTCGGCAGGGTCATCGGCCGGTCCGGCCGCACCGCCAAGGCGCTGCGGACGCTGGTCGGTGCACTGGCCGACGGCCGACGCGTTCGCGTCGACGTCGTCGACGACTGA
- the rimM gene encoding ribosome maturation factor RimM (Essential for efficient processing of 16S rRNA) — protein MADHKLPRKDAAPRPDETQLRVGRLTKAHGLKGAIKVELYTDEPEKRFVPGAVFTLQVPTASKWHGKSLELTELRWYNGHAVAFFAGVDDRSEAETLIKAILWVSQDVKELPDEEDAWYDHQLVGLDALRDGQKVGVVARVDHLPAQDLLAIKTANGEVLVPFVKAIVPEVDVTAGTVTLTPPAGLFEELPDDDDADADEPAPE, from the coding sequence GTGGCCGACCACAAGCTGCCCCGCAAGGACGCCGCACCGCGGCCGGATGAGACCCAGCTGCGGGTCGGACGGCTCACCAAGGCGCACGGCCTGAAGGGCGCGATCAAGGTCGAGCTCTACACGGACGAGCCCGAGAAGCGCTTCGTCCCAGGAGCGGTCTTCACCCTGCAGGTGCCGACCGCATCCAAATGGCACGGCAAGTCGCTCGAGCTGACCGAACTGCGCTGGTACAACGGCCACGCCGTGGCGTTCTTCGCCGGCGTGGACGACCGCTCGGAGGCGGAGACCCTCATCAAGGCGATCCTCTGGGTCAGCCAGGATGTGAAAGAGCTCCCCGACGAGGAGGACGCCTGGTACGACCACCAGCTGGTCGGACTCGATGCCCTCCGTGACGGCCAGAAGGTCGGTGTCGTCGCCCGCGTCGACCACCTTCCTGCGCAAGACCTGCTCGCGATCAAGACCGCGAACGGCGAAGTGCTGGTGCCGTTCGTCAAGGCGATCGTGCCCGAGGTCGACGTGACGGCGGGAACGGTGACGCTCACCCCGCCCGCCGGACTGTTCGAAGAACTGCCGGACGACGACGACGCGGATGCCGACGAACCAGCCCCCGAGTGA
- a CDS encoding GntR family transcriptional regulator — protein MAEQTTVYDRLRAQILDLERMPGARLTERGLETDIGASRTPLRAALMRLEADGLVERDGRAWQITPIDLGEIARLSELRDAVESAAIRHSCARASDDAIADLTTRLGAFDLHRPSDDAMIAGTHFHVELAQLSGNHFFADSVDAAMTRLARTRWLEVRTEEARRTAWQEHRDILGLLAARDAEAAADSIHRHIVGTHERLMAALDADTRTLRARGLAIVR, from the coding sequence GTGGCTGAGCAAACGACCGTCTACGACCGGCTGCGCGCGCAGATCCTCGACCTCGAACGGATGCCGGGCGCACGCCTGACCGAACGCGGCCTCGAAACCGACATCGGCGCGTCCCGCACCCCGCTCCGCGCCGCCCTGATGCGCCTGGAGGCCGACGGCCTCGTCGAGCGCGACGGCCGCGCCTGGCAGATCACCCCCATCGATCTCGGCGAGATCGCCCGGCTCAGCGAACTCCGCGACGCCGTCGAGTCCGCTGCGATCCGGCACAGCTGCGCCCGCGCCTCCGACGACGCCATCGCCGACCTCACCACCCGCCTCGGCGCCTTCGACCTGCACCGGCCGAGCGACGACGCGATGATCGCCGGCACCCACTTCCACGTGGAGCTCGCGCAGCTGTCCGGCAACCACTTCTTCGCCGACAGCGTCGACGCGGCCATGACCAGGCTCGCCCGCACCCGCTGGCTCGAAGTGCGCACGGAGGAGGCGCGCCGCACCGCCTGGCAGGAGCACCGCGACATCCTCGGCCTGCTCGCCGCCCGGGATGCGGAGGCAGCGGCCGACAGCATCCACCGGCACATCGTCGGCACGCACGAGCGCCTGATGGCGGCACTGGATGCCGACACCCGCACCCTGCGCGCCCGCGGCCTCGCGATCGTGCGCTGA
- a CDS encoding MFS transporter, whose translation MLSFGVIAQASSTVFVSTPAFLIPLLHTERGLSLAEAGLLASAPTLGLVITLIGWGALSDRIGERWVIASGLALTAAVAFAAMFASDYLSLGALFLLGGMASASPNAASGRVVIGWFPKERRGLAMGIRQMCQPLGVAVAALTIPQLAAAGGIGAALAVPAVLCAVSAVLCAVGIVDPPRPPRTTGGDAHPLAVWKPYKETSLLWRIHGVSMLLVVPQFTVSTFGLVWLVTELHFSALAAGIVIGVSQFAGAIGRIGVGVLSDKVGSHLLPLRWVSVAAAVVMLLMGAASALGAVWAAVILIVAAIVTVADNGLAYTSVAEIAGPFWSGRALGTQNTGQFLAASVVGPAVGGLITLLGYPLAFAAVALCPVIATPLVPRDRELAVVPQ comes from the coding sequence ATGCTGTCGTTCGGCGTCATCGCCCAGGCCAGCTCCACCGTGTTCGTGTCGACGCCCGCCTTCCTCATCCCGCTGCTGCACACCGAGCGCGGGCTCAGCCTCGCCGAGGCCGGGCTGCTCGCATCCGCACCGACCCTCGGGCTGGTCATCACACTCATCGGCTGGGGAGCGCTCAGCGACAGGATCGGCGAGCGCTGGGTGATCGCCTCCGGGCTCGCGCTGACCGCCGCCGTCGCCTTCGCGGCGATGTTCGCGAGCGACTACCTCAGCCTCGGCGCGCTGTTCCTGCTGGGAGGGATGGCGTCGGCGAGCCCCAACGCCGCCAGCGGGCGCGTGGTGATCGGCTGGTTCCCGAAGGAGCGTCGCGGACTCGCGATGGGCATCCGGCAGATGTGCCAGCCGCTCGGCGTGGCCGTCGCGGCGCTGACCATCCCGCAGCTCGCCGCGGCGGGCGGGATCGGCGCCGCACTGGCGGTGCCCGCCGTGCTCTGCGCCGTGTCCGCCGTGCTGTGCGCCGTCGGCATCGTCGACCCGCCCCGGCCTCCGCGGACGACGGGAGGGGATGCGCATCCACTGGCCGTGTGGAAGCCGTACAAGGAGACCTCGCTGCTGTGGCGCATCCACGGGGTGTCGATGCTGCTGGTGGTCCCGCAGTTCACGGTGTCGACGTTCGGGCTGGTCTGGCTGGTGACCGAACTGCACTTCTCCGCCCTCGCCGCCGGGATCGTGATCGGCGTGAGCCAGTTCGCGGGGGCGATCGGGCGCATCGGCGTCGGGGTGCTGAGCGACAAGGTCGGCAGCCACCTGCTGCCGCTGCGCTGGGTGTCCGTCGCGGCCGCCGTGGTGATGCTGCTGATGGGAGCAGCGTCGGCGCTCGGCGCGGTGTGGGCCGCGGTGATCCTGATCGTCGCGGCCATCGTCACCGTGGCGGACAACGGGCTGGCGTACACCTCGGTGGCGGAGATCGCCGGGCCGTTCTGGTCGGGCAGGGCGCTCGGCACGCAGAACACGGGCCAGTTCCTGGCGGCGTCCGTGGTGGGACCGGCGGTCGGGGGCCTCATCACGCTGCTCGGCTACCCGCTCGCCTTCGCAGCGGTGGCGCTCTGCCCGGTCATCGCGACGCCGCTCGTGCCCAGGGACAGGGAGCTCGCCGTCGTCCCGCAATAA
- the trmD gene encoding tRNA (guanosine(37)-N1)-methyltransferase TrmD, translated as MRIDIVTIFPEFFDVLDISLLGKARQTGLIDLGVHNLRDHTHDRHRTVDDTPYGGGAGMVMKPEPWGEALDGILEASPGDPLVIFPSPAGDVFTQSIARELAEEKHLVFGCGRYEGIDQRVFDDTASRARVRLMSIGDYVLNGGEVATMAMIEAIGRLIPGVVGNPESLVQESHEDGLLEYPSYTKPASWRGHDVPPVLLSGNHGAIAAWRHEQQLERTRAVRPDLLP; from the coding sequence ATGCGCATCGACATCGTCACGATCTTCCCCGAGTTCTTCGATGTGCTCGACATCTCGCTGCTCGGCAAGGCCAGGCAGACCGGCCTGATCGACCTCGGCGTGCACAACCTGCGCGACCACACCCACGACAGGCACCGCACGGTCGACGACACCCCGTACGGCGGCGGCGCCGGCATGGTGATGAAGCCGGAGCCGTGGGGCGAGGCGCTCGACGGCATCCTGGAGGCGAGCCCCGGCGACCCGCTGGTGATCTTCCCGTCCCCGGCCGGAGACGTCTTCACCCAGTCGATCGCGCGCGAGCTCGCCGAGGAGAAGCACCTGGTCTTCGGATGCGGCCGATACGAGGGCATCGACCAGCGCGTCTTCGACGACACGGCATCCAGGGCCAGGGTGCGGCTGATGAGCATCGGCGACTACGTCCTCAACGGGGGAGAGGTGGCGACGATGGCGATGATCGAGGCGATCGGCAGGCTCATCCCCGGCGTGGTCGGCAACCCGGAGAGCCTGGTGCAGGAGTCCCACGAGGACGGCCTGCTCGAATACCCCAGCTACACCAAGCCGGCATCGTGGCGCGGCCACGACGTGCCTCCTGTGCTGCTCTCCGGCAACCACGGCGCCATCGCGGCGTGGCGGCACGAGCAGCAGCTCGAGCGCACACGCGCCGTGCGGCCGGACCTGCTGCCGTAG
- a CDS encoding SRPBCC family protein has protein sequence MADVTESVDVDVDVTTAYNQWTQFESFPHFLDEVEEVKQVDETTNHWRVKIGGQEREFDTVITEQLPDERVAWKSISGDVQHAGVVTFHRLSDTTTKVTVQLEWTPSDLIEKIGAAIGAGSHAVKKDLENFKRFIESQGAETGAWRGEVGH, from the coding sequence ATGGCTGACGTGACCGAATCCGTCGATGTGGACGTCGACGTGACCACCGCATACAACCAGTGGACTCAGTTCGAGTCTTTCCCGCACTTCCTCGACGAGGTCGAAGAAGTGAAGCAGGTCGATGAGACCACCAATCACTGGCGCGTGAAGATCGGCGGCCAGGAGCGCGAGTTCGACACCGTCATCACCGAGCAGCTGCCGGATGAGCGCGTCGCCTGGAAGAGCATCTCCGGCGATGTCCAGCACGCCGGCGTCGTGACCTTCCACCGCCTGTCGGACACGACGACCAAGGTCACCGTGCAGCTGGAATGGACACCGTCCGACCTGATCGAGAAGATCGGCGCAGCCATCGGAGCCGGAAGCCACGCGGTGAAGAAGGACCTGGAGAACTTCAAGCGCTTCATCGAGAGCCAGGGCGCAGAGACCGGCGCGTGGCGGGGTGAAGTGGGGCACTGA
- the map gene encoding type I methionyl aminopeptidase, whose protein sequence is MIELRTPAEIEQMRPAGRFVADVLQQTAAAAKVGVNLLELDRIAHDLIRKAGAESCYIDYHPSFGASPFGKVICTSVNDAVLHGLPHDYRLQDGDLLTLDFAASVDGWVADSAISLVVGQPRDADLHLIDTTRRALAAGIQAAQPGGRVGDISAAIGAVAHAEGYTVNLQFGGHGVGRTMHGDPHIANDGRAGRGYPLRPGLVIAIEPWFLESTDEIYTDRDGWTLRSADGSRGAHSEHTVAITEDGPLVLTARD, encoded by the coding sequence GTGATCGAGTTGAGGACCCCCGCCGAGATCGAGCAGATGCGGCCGGCCGGCCGTTTCGTGGCCGACGTGCTGCAGCAGACCGCTGCCGCGGCGAAGGTGGGCGTTAACCTGCTGGAGCTCGACCGCATCGCGCACGACCTGATCCGGAAGGCCGGCGCGGAGTCCTGCTACATCGACTACCACCCGTCGTTCGGCGCCAGCCCGTTCGGCAAGGTCATCTGCACGTCGGTGAACGACGCCGTGCTGCACGGACTCCCCCACGACTACCGCCTGCAGGACGGCGACCTGCTGACCCTCGACTTCGCCGCATCCGTCGACGGCTGGGTGGCAGACTCGGCGATCAGCCTGGTGGTCGGTCAGCCCCGGGATGCCGACCTCCACCTCATCGACACCACCCGCCGCGCCCTCGCCGCCGGGATCCAGGCCGCGCAGCCGGGCGGCAGGGTCGGAGACATCTCCGCCGCGATCGGCGCCGTCGCGCACGCGGAGGGATACACGGTCAACCTGCAGTTCGGCGGCCACGGCGTCGGCCGCACGATGCACGGGGACCCGCACATCGCCAACGACGGCCGCGCCGGCCGCGGCTACCCGCTGCGCCCAGGCCTCGTCATCGCGATCGAGCCGTGGTTCCTCGAGTCGACCGACGAGATCTACACCGACAGGGACGGCTGGACACTCCGCAGCGCTGACGGCTCGCGCGGCGCGCACTCCGAGCACACGGTCGCGATCACCGAGGACGGCCCGCTCGTCCTCACCGCCCGAGACTGA
- the rplS gene encoding 50S ribosomal protein L19, protein MHILDSVDAASLKSDIPDFRAGDTVKVHVNIIEGSRSRIQVFQGVVIGRSNEGVRETFTVRKVSFQVGVERTFPVHSPVIDKIEVVTRGDVRRAKLYYLRELRGKKAKIKEKRDN, encoded by the coding sequence ATGCACATCCTCGATTCCGTCGACGCCGCGTCCCTGAAGTCGGACATTCCCGACTTCCGCGCGGGCGACACCGTCAAGGTTCACGTCAACATCATCGAGGGCAGCCGCTCTCGTATCCAGGTCTTCCAGGGCGTCGTCATCGGCCGCTCCAACGAGGGCGTCCGCGAGACCTTCACGGTCCGCAAGGTCAGCTTCCAGGTCGGCGTCGAGCGTACCTTCCCGGTGCACTCCCCGGTCATCGACAAGATCGAGGTCGTCACCCGCGGAGACGTCCGTCGCGCCAAGCTCTACTACCTGCGCGAACTGCGCGGCAAGAAGGCGAAGATCAAGGAGAAGCGCGACAACTAG
- the lepB gene encoding signal peptidase I: MTDEAVPTRSDRVAQERRGARRRSRSRRRSVRLFLRDLAVIVVVAILVSFLVKTFVVRSFYIPSASMENTLQINDRIIVNELEPGLFPISRGDVVVFRDPGGWLPPQPPSRESPVSQAIDQALTFIGLSASDSNDHLVKRVIGLPGDHVACCNVDGRVTVNGSPLDEPYVLLQPGQKNAATLAFDVTVPKGELWVMGDNRYNSQDSSRNQSLPGHGFVPIDHVVGRAFVISWPTSRWTWLDNYPEVFRGAEEDKR; the protein is encoded by the coding sequence ATGACGGACGAAGCAGTGCCCACCCGGTCGGACCGCGTGGCTCAGGAACGGCGCGGCGCGCGCAGGCGCAGCAGGAGCAGGCGGCGGAGCGTCCGACTCTTCCTCCGCGACCTCGCGGTGATCGTGGTGGTCGCCATCCTGGTGTCCTTCCTGGTGAAGACCTTCGTGGTCCGCTCGTTCTACATCCCGTCGGCGTCGATGGAGAACACGCTGCAGATCAACGACAGGATCATCGTCAACGAGCTGGAGCCCGGGCTGTTCCCGATCAGCCGCGGCGATGTGGTCGTGTTCCGGGATCCGGGCGGCTGGCTCCCTCCGCAGCCGCCCAGCAGGGAGAGCCCTGTCTCGCAGGCCATCGACCAGGCGCTGACCTTCATCGGCCTCTCCGCCTCCGACAGCAACGATCACCTCGTGAAGCGCGTCATCGGGTTGCCGGGCGACCACGTCGCCTGCTGCAACGTCGATGGAAGAGTCACCGTGAACGGCAGCCCGCTGGACGAGCCGTACGTGCTGCTGCAGCCCGGGCAGAAGAACGCCGCGACACTCGCGTTCGATGTCACGGTTCCGAAGGGCGAACTGTGGGTGATGGGGGATAATCGGTACAACTCCCAGGACTCGTCGCGCAACCAGAGCCTGCCGGGTCACGGCTTCGTCCCGATCGACCATGTTGTCGGGCGGGCGTTCGTGATCAGCTGGCCGACCAGCCGGTGGACCTGGCTCGACAACTACCCCGAGGTGTTCCGCGGGGCGGAGGAGGACAAGCGATGA
- a CDS encoding ribonuclease HII translates to MAPVSPTLRFEKSLYRTGVTSIVGVDEVGRGALAGPVAVGMVVIDTAVKRIPVGLRDSKLLPEAAREALEPHCRKWVLHHAVGMASAAEVDSLGIMRCLGLAGARAMELLEQGGAQIRESTLILDGNYDYLNPVLMRPARVVTRIKADRDCASVAAASVIAKVHRDRLMIEHSADYPGYGWASNKGYSSREHFDAIAELGPSALHRLTWLRDAATLPIPT, encoded by the coding sequence ATGGCGCCGGTGAGCCCCACCCTCCGGTTCGAGAAGTCCCTCTACCGCACGGGTGTGACCTCGATCGTCGGTGTCGACGAGGTCGGCCGCGGCGCCCTGGCCGGACCGGTCGCGGTCGGGATGGTCGTCATCGACACCGCCGTGAAGCGCATCCCGGTCGGCCTGCGCGACTCGAAACTCCTGCCGGAGGCCGCTCGCGAGGCGCTGGAGCCGCACTGCCGCAAATGGGTGCTGCACCATGCGGTCGGCATGGCGTCCGCGGCGGAGGTCGACTCGCTCGGGATCATGCGCTGCCTCGGACTCGCGGGCGCTCGGGCGATGGAACTGCTCGAGCAGGGCGGGGCGCAGATCCGGGAGAGCACCCTCATCCTGGACGGAAACTACGACTACTTGAACCCGGTGCTGATGCGGCCGGCCCGCGTGGTGACGCGGATCAAGGCGGACAGGGACTGCGCGTCGGTCGCCGCCGCCAGCGTGATCGCGAAGGTGCACCGCGACCGGCTGATGATCGAGCACAGCGCCGACTATCCGGGCTACGGCTGGGCATCGAACAAGGGCTACTCCAGCCGCGAACACTTCGACGCCATCGCCGAGCTCGGACCGAGCGCGCTGCACCGGCTGACCTGGCTGCGGGATGCGGCAACGCTCCCCATTCCGACATGA
- a CDS encoding DUF2469 domain-containing protein, protein MDEDEFDDYDREVELALYREYRDVVSQFKYVIETERRFYLANEVEFVRRDTEHDFYFELTMNDVWVWDVYRSDRFVKSVRVLTFKDVNIEELSSKEFELPKELALDE, encoded by the coding sequence ATGGATGAAGACGAGTTCGACGACTACGACCGCGAGGTCGAGTTGGCTTTGTACCGCGAATACCGGGACGTCGTCTCGCAGTTCAAGTACGTGATCGAGACCGAGCGCCGGTTCTACCTCGCGAACGAGGTGGAGTTCGTGCGCCGAGACACCGAGCACGACTTCTACTTCGAGCTGACGATGAACGACGTGTGGGTGTGGGATGTGTACCGTTCCGACCGCTTCGTGAAATCGGTGCGCGTGCTCACGTTCAAAGACGTGAACATCGAGGAGCTGTCGAGCAAGGAGTTCGAGCTCCCGAAGGAACTCGCGCTCGACGAGTAG
- a CDS encoding YraN family protein, whose product MAAKDELGRRGENVAAEWFERRGFVVLDRNWRCASGELDLIVRGDGVTAFAEVKTRTSVAYGHPFEAITPAKAARLRRLAAEWCRQHGPVPGRIRIDAIAVIDAWSARPSVEHLEGVA is encoded by the coding sequence ATGGCAGCGAAAGACGAGTTGGGCCGCCGCGGAGAGAACGTGGCGGCGGAGTGGTTCGAGCGGCGAGGGTTCGTCGTGCTCGACCGGAATTGGCGATGCGCGTCGGGTGAACTCGACCTGATCGTCCGCGGCGACGGCGTGACCGCGTTCGCCGAGGTCAAGACCAGGACGTCGGTGGCGTACGGCCATCCGTTCGAGGCGATCACCCCGGCGAAGGCCGCGCGTCTCCGACGCCTCGCGGCCGAATGGTGCCGCCAGCACGGCCCGGTGCCCGGCCGCATCCGGATCGACGCCATCGCGGTGATCGACGCCTGGAGCGCACGCCCGTCGGTCGAGCACCTCGAGGGCGTGGCCTGA
- a CDS encoding YifB family Mg chelatase-like AAA ATPase — translation MPLARTYAIALNGVDGNVVEVEADIAAGLPAFSLIGLPDAALGESRKRVTSAAMNAGCPLTPRKLTVNLSPASLRKQGSAFDLAIAVAALAAAGDLSAESAAAAVHLGELGLDGRVRPVPGILPAVIAARAAGFARVLVPAANAEEAALVDGVEVVAVTSLRHAAIHHGSDLEPVDVVPVGAAVVGAPATDPATVRAHPEPDIADVAGNDEAIEALVVAAAGGHHLAMIGPPGAGKTMLATRLPGLLPDLTDEQAIEVTCIRSLTDAGIAGRGSTGDPSSSPRGLIRRPPFESPHHTASAAAIVGGGTTRIVPGAIVRATHGVLFLDEAAEFPPSVLDSLRQPLESGTITIHRATGTATFPARFQLVLASNPCPCGRYGSPDEECTCTPIARRRYLARLSGPLLDRVDIRLAVRRIGLAALRIRSDPEASPAPTTGTASALLRERVVIARATAAARLAGTDWTRNADVSGAWLRTGALRLPRATVGALDRALDRGAITMRGYDRTLRLAWTMADLDGASTPTGHHIGAALFLRRGAA, via the coding sequence ATGCCGCTCGCCCGCACATACGCCATCGCCCTGAACGGGGTCGACGGCAACGTGGTCGAGGTGGAGGCGGACATCGCCGCCGGCCTGCCCGCGTTCTCGCTGATCGGCCTCCCCGACGCCGCTCTCGGCGAATCCCGCAAGCGGGTGACCTCCGCCGCGATGAACGCCGGCTGCCCGCTGACCCCGCGCAAGCTGACGGTCAACCTGTCCCCGGCCTCCCTCCGCAAGCAGGGCTCGGCGTTCGACCTCGCCATCGCGGTCGCCGCCCTCGCAGCGGCCGGAGACCTCAGCGCGGAGTCCGCGGCAGCCGCCGTCCACCTCGGCGAACTCGGACTCGACGGCCGCGTCCGTCCCGTCCCGGGCATCCTGCCCGCGGTCATCGCGGCCAGGGCCGCCGGTTTCGCGCGCGTCCTCGTCCCCGCCGCCAACGCGGAGGAGGCGGCCCTGGTCGACGGGGTGGAGGTGGTCGCCGTCACCAGCCTGCGCCACGCGGCGATCCACCACGGAAGCGACCTCGAGCCCGTGGACGTCGTGCCGGTGGGTGCTGCGGTTGTCGGTGCGCCTGCCACCGACCCGGCGACAGTCCGCGCGCATCCCGAGCCCGACATCGCCGACGTGGCCGGAAACGATGAAGCCATCGAGGCGCTCGTCGTCGCAGCCGCCGGCGGCCACCACCTCGCGATGATCGGCCCACCGGGCGCCGGCAAGACGATGCTCGCCACGCGCCTCCCCGGCCTTCTCCCCGACCTCACCGACGAGCAGGCCATCGAGGTCACCTGCATCCGTTCTCTCACCGACGCGGGCATCGCAGGCCGTGGCAGCACCGGCGACCCGTCATCGTCGCCCCGCGGTCTGATCCGCCGCCCACCGTTCGAGTCCCCGCATCACACGGCCTCCGCCGCGGCGATCGTCGGAGGTGGAACCACCCGGATCGTGCCGGGCGCGATCGTCCGCGCCACCCACGGCGTCCTTTTCCTCGACGAGGCCGCCGAGTTCCCGCCGTCCGTCCTCGACTCCCTCCGCCAACCACTGGAATCCGGAACGATCACCATCCACCGCGCCACCGGCACGGCAACCTTCCCCGCCCGCTTCCAACTGGTCCTCGCCTCCAACCCGTGCCCCTGCGGCCGCTACGGCTCACCCGACGAGGAATGCACCTGCACCCCCATCGCCCGCCGCCGCTACCTGGCCCGCCTCTCCGGCCCCCTCCTCGACCGCGTCGACATCCGCCTCGCCGTCCGCCGCATCGGTCTCGCTGCCCTCCGGATCCGATCGGACCCGGAGGCCTCGCCTGCGCCCACGACCGGAACGGCGAGTGCCCTCCTCCGGGAACGCGTGGTGATCGCCCGGGCTACGGCGGCGGCCCGCCTCGCCGGCACCGACTGGACCAGGAACGCCGACGTCTCCGGCGCCTGGCTCCGAACCGGCGCACTCCGTCTCCCACGCGCGACGGTCGGAGCCCTCGACCGGGCCCTCGACCGAGGGGCCATCACGATGCGCGGCTACGACAGAACCCTCCGTCTCGCCTGGACCATGGCCGACCTCGACGGCGCATCCACCCCCACCGGCCACCACATCGGAGCCGCCCTCTTCCTCCGCAGGGGAGCAGCATGA